Proteins from one Streptomyces sp. NBC_00289 genomic window:
- a CDS encoding GlxA family transcriptional regulator, giving the protein MFERRVVVVMYTGALALDITGPIEVFDTANRLLAPPGGPYRIDLVSADGPRVRTGSGVIVEASPLEAGDGPIDTLLVPGGWSLNSALQDRALVSWIRRAAARSRRVASVCGGSFLLAEAGLLDGRHATTHWAYTEAMACRYPDVRVDAEPIFVWDGPYVTSAGVSTGIDMALALVEADHGAPLALEAARFLVLPLKRHGRQPQFSAVLDAQLADDPPIRAAQEWILHNLHNPLPVAEIARRANMSLRNFARVFRREVGATPGQYVERKRIARARELLETTDLTIAQIARRCGFAAPETFFRSFGRTLGLTPKQYRHRFQLISPSGLTDRHHETDRSPA; this is encoded by the coding sequence GTGTTCGAGCGACGTGTTGTTGTGGTGATGTACACGGGCGCACTGGCCCTGGACATCACCGGACCGATTGAAGTGTTCGATACCGCCAACCGACTCCTCGCCCCGCCGGGCGGGCCTTACCGGATCGACCTCGTCTCCGCCGACGGACCACGGGTGCGCACGGGTTCCGGGGTGATCGTGGAAGCCTCGCCCCTGGAAGCGGGCGACGGACCGATCGACACGCTCCTCGTGCCGGGAGGATGGAGTCTCAACAGCGCCCTTCAGGATCGGGCGCTGGTTTCCTGGATCCGCCGGGCGGCCGCCCGCTCCCGCCGAGTCGCCTCCGTCTGCGGTGGATCCTTTCTGCTGGCCGAGGCCGGCCTCCTCGACGGCAGACACGCCACCACCCACTGGGCCTACACCGAGGCGATGGCCTGCCGCTATCCGGACGTGCGGGTGGACGCGGAGCCGATCTTCGTCTGGGACGGCCCCTATGTGACCTCCGCGGGCGTGTCGACCGGGATCGACATGGCGCTGGCCCTGGTGGAGGCCGACCACGGAGCGCCGCTCGCACTGGAGGCGGCACGCTTTCTGGTACTGCCCCTCAAGCGGCACGGACGGCAACCCCAGTTCAGCGCGGTCCTCGACGCCCAGTTGGCCGACGATCCGCCGATCCGGGCCGCACAGGAGTGGATCCTGCACAACCTGCACAATCCGCTGCCCGTGGCCGAGATCGCCCGACGCGCCAACATGAGCCTGCGCAACTTCGCCCGGGTCTTCCGCCGCGAGGTGGGCGCCACCCCGGGGCAGTACGTCGAGCGGAAGCGCATCGCCCGCGCCCGCGAACTGCTGGAAACCACCGACCTGACGATCGCCCAGATAGCGCGACGCTGCGGATTCGCGGCCCCCGAGACGTTCTTCCGCTCCTTCGGGCGAACTCTGGGGCTCACCCCG
- a CDS encoding ATP-binding protein, giving the protein MNTKSPVAQCVSRFPAVSASIAAARDWARACVYDFDGPLRQHRFMETAELLVSELVTNAIRHGTGSPVLRLTWNGRTLRIAVSDLSARRPRPRTADSAEPGGFGVRIVEQLTQRWGVTPHHAGKTVWAELSPTAH; this is encoded by the coding sequence ATGAACACGAAATCGCCCGTCGCCCAGTGTGTTTCCCGCTTCCCGGCAGTCTCCGCGAGCATCGCCGCGGCCCGGGACTGGGCCCGAGCCTGTGTGTACGACTTCGACGGCCCACTGCGCCAGCACCGCTTCATGGAGACGGCGGAACTGCTGGTCTCCGAACTGGTCACCAACGCGATCAGGCACGGCACCGGCTCGCCCGTACTCAGGCTGACGTGGAACGGCAGGACGCTGCGCATCGCCGTCAGTGACCTCAGCGCCCGCCGGCCCCGACCACGCACGGCCGACTCTGCCGAGCCCGGCGGCTTCGGCGTCCGGATCGTGGAGCAACTCACCCAGCGCTGGGGCGTCACGCCCCACCACGCCGGCAAGACGGTCTGGGCCGAACTCAGCCCTACCGCACATTAG
- a CDS encoding PASTA domain-containing protein encodes MRHDRCHAARRAALSAAALLLALAPLTACQSIDDGTPSPAPTTATASPTSDEEADPSPTQGTVPDLTGITVADARDQLADLDYGMAFTDDSEIGDDSLKVTAQSPAPGTPLTSGATVTLTVPGR; translated from the coding sequence ATGCGCCACGACCGCTGTCACGCCGCCCGCCGCGCGGCCCTGTCCGCCGCCGCACTGCTGCTCGCGCTCGCCCCACTGACCGCCTGCCAAAGCATCGACGACGGCACGCCCTCACCCGCACCGACCACGGCCACCGCCTCCCCCACATCGGACGAGGAAGCAGACCCCTCCCCCACGCAGGGCACCGTCCCCGATCTCACCGGAATCACCGTCGCCGACGCGCGCGACCAACTCGCCGATCTGGACTACGGCATGGCCTTCACCGACGACTCCGAGATCGGCGACGACTCTCTCAAGGTGACCGCCCAATCCCCAGCGCCCGGTACGCCACTGACGTCCGGCGCCACCGTGACCCTCACCGTCCCCGGCCGATAG
- a CDS encoding SDR family NAD(P)-dependent oxidoreductase produces MTQRRVVVSGGGTGIGLATARLFAAEGERVVLLGRREDVLRKAGEELNDRHGAGTATWYAADLSVPEDVRKATEFIVADETPLDVVVANAGGNVAPAHDGTLESVADSYRANFDANVLTAVLLTEALLPHVRRPGGRIVQLSSIASLRGPGSYGGSKGWINTYTYDLAQRLGPEGITVNAVAPGFVGDTEFFGDRATPEFVASRVGQTLTGQPGRPSDVAAAIHYLASSSAAYMTGQLLHLNGGAALGR; encoded by the coding sequence GTGACCCAGCGACGCGTGGTGGTTTCCGGCGGCGGGACCGGGATCGGGCTGGCGACGGCACGGCTTTTCGCCGCGGAGGGGGAGCGGGTCGTGCTGCTCGGCCGCCGCGAGGACGTGCTGCGCAAGGCCGGGGAAGAGCTCAACGACCGCCACGGCGCGGGCACGGCCACCTGGTACGCGGCGGACCTGTCAGTGCCCGAAGACGTGCGGAAGGCGACGGAGTTCATCGTCGCCGACGAAACGCCGCTGGACGTCGTCGTCGCCAACGCCGGTGGAAACGTCGCTCCCGCGCACGACGGAACCCTGGAATCCGTCGCCGACAGCTACCGCGCCAACTTCGACGCCAACGTCCTGACCGCGGTACTGCTGACGGAGGCCTTGCTGCCCCACGTCCGACGCCCGGGCGGCCGCATCGTGCAGCTCTCCTCGATCGCCTCGCTGCGTGGACCCGGCTCGTACGGTGGATCCAAGGGCTGGATCAACACGTACACGTATGACCTCGCCCAGCGCCTCGGGCCCGAGGGGATCACCGTGAACGCGGTCGCTCCCGGATTCGTCGGCGACACGGAGTTCTTCGGCGACCGGGCAACCCCGGAGTTCGTCGCCTCCCGCGTGGGCCAGACACTGACCGGACAGCCGGGCCGTCCCTCCGACGTGGCGGCCGCCATTCACTACCTCGCCTCGTCGTCGGCGGCATACATGACCGGCCAGCTGCTCCACCTCAACGGAGGCGCCGCGCTGGGCCGTTGA
- a CDS encoding type III effector protein: MTLDDQPTPGTRGLTPASFLAAAALSTIHEALRTARASQEGGENPEAGQAGSQEALSALLLLREARDQLAEWEPGLIEAAREAGASWADLAHPLGVSSRQAAERRYLRIRPGNPGSTGEQRVQATRDRRAADRTVTDWARANAADLRRLAGQITALTDLPAAARTPLLELSTALGDNDAAALIGPLTVTHPYLASDHPDLAARVDDISRQTNRLRRHSGDQRRNRA, from the coding sequence ATGACCCTCGACGATCAACCCACTCCCGGCACCCGGGGTCTCACCCCGGCGTCCTTCCTCGCCGCCGCCGCGCTGAGCACGATCCATGAGGCCCTGCGCACCGCCCGGGCCTCGCAGGAGGGAGGAGAGAACCCAGAGGCGGGCCAGGCCGGCTCGCAAGAGGCACTCTCCGCACTGCTGCTGCTGCGCGAAGCGCGCGACCAACTCGCCGAGTGGGAACCGGGCCTGATCGAAGCGGCCCGGGAGGCGGGGGCCAGCTGGGCCGACCTCGCCCACCCCCTCGGGGTATCCAGCCGCCAGGCCGCCGAACGCCGCTACCTGCGCATTCGCCCCGGAAACCCGGGGTCAACGGGCGAGCAACGGGTGCAGGCCACCCGCGACCGCCGCGCCGCCGACCGCACCGTCACCGACTGGGCTCGCGCCAACGCCGCGGACCTGCGCCGGCTCGCCGGCCAGATCACCGCGCTCACCGACCTCCCCGCAGCCGCCCGCACCCCCCTCCTCGAGCTCTCCACCGCCCTCGGCGACAACGACGCGGCCGCCCTCATCGGCCCCCTGACGGTGACCCATCCGTATCTGGCATCCGACCACCCCGATCTCGCGGCGCGCGTCGATGACATCTCCCGCCAGACCAACCGGCTCCGCCGACACAGCGGCGACCAGCGCCGGAACCGAGCGTGA
- a CDS encoding Hsp20/alpha crystallin family protein, whose product MLMRTDPFRELDRLTQQLLNANGTWSRPTAMPMDAYRQGEEYVIAFDLPGVSTDAIDIDVERNMLTVKAERRPVNKADDVQMELSERPLGVFSRQLVLADTLDTEHIKADYDAGVLTLRIPIAERAKPRKVAISGGLAHKEISG is encoded by the coding sequence ATGTTGATGCGCACCGACCCGTTCCGTGAACTCGACCGGCTCACCCAGCAGCTCCTGAACGCGAACGGCACCTGGTCGCGGCCGACGGCGATGCCGATGGACGCGTACCGGCAGGGCGAGGAGTATGTGATCGCCTTCGACCTGCCCGGCGTCTCCACTGACGCGATCGACATCGACGTCGAGCGGAACATGCTGACCGTCAAGGCCGAGCGGCGGCCCGTCAACAAGGCCGACGACGTGCAGATGGAGCTCTCCGAGCGGCCTCTGGGCGTCTTCTCCCGCCAGCTCGTACTGGCGGACACCCTGGACACCGAGCACATCAAGGCCGACTACGACGCGGGTGTGCTGACCCTGCGTATCCCGATCGCCGAGCGCGCCAAGCCCCGCAAGGTCGCCATCAGTGGCGGCCTGGCGCACAAGGAGATCAGCGGCTGA
- a CDS encoding DUF2267 domain-containing protein produces the protein MAMRWEAFLDQVKERGDYGTTEEAQRAARTVLALLGAHVVGQVRGELAARLPEELALVLLNPLQAHEPLSPERFVRATAAWIEGATEQTAAWDVSAVLSVAADAAGDELTNRVLLQLPTGYDLLFGRPERI, from the coding sequence ATGGCCATGCGATGGGAGGCGTTCCTGGACCAGGTCAAGGAACGCGGTGATTACGGGACCACGGAGGAGGCCCAGCGGGCGGCCCGCACGGTGCTGGCGCTGCTGGGCGCGCACGTGGTGGGCCAGGTACGGGGCGAGCTGGCCGCCCGCCTGCCCGAGGAACTGGCACTCGTCCTGCTCAATCCACTCCAGGCCCACGAGCCGCTGTCCCCCGAGCGGTTCGTACGGGCCACCGCGGCGTGGATCGAGGGAGCCACGGAGCAGACCGCGGCCTGGGACGTGAGCGCTGTGCTCAGCGTGGCCGCGGACGCCGCGGGCGACGAGCTCACCAACCGGGTCCTGCTCCAGCTGCCGACCGGCTACGACCTGCTGTTCGGCCGTCCCGAACGCATCTAG
- a CDS encoding DUF2267 domain-containing protein — MIVQQEPCPSTAGMTFEEMVETVRYEGAYRTRAQAEKSLSAVLAALGRQLTGEERVELAARLPHEVAGTFVSAIPATEPLTGWAFVKDLASRTGGTMAVTRWDTGTVLRVVAQLAGEELLCRILAQLPSGYALLFGRAQLTQAA; from the coding sequence ATGATTGTCCAGCAAGAGCCCTGCCCCTCCACCGCGGGCATGACCTTCGAGGAGATGGTGGAAACGGTGCGGTACGAAGGCGCATACCGCACTCGCGCACAGGCCGAGAAGTCCCTGAGTGCCGTGCTGGCGGCCCTCGGGCGCCAGCTCACGGGCGAAGAGCGTGTGGAACTCGCGGCGAGGCTGCCACACGAGGTTGCCGGCACCTTCGTCTCCGCGATTCCCGCCACCGAACCCCTGACCGGCTGGGCCTTCGTGAAGGACCTGGCCTCCCGCACGGGGGGCACGATGGCCGTCACCCGCTGGGACACCGGCACCGTCCTGCGCGTCGTGGCCCAGCTGGCCGGCGAGGAACTGCTCTGCCGTATCCTCGCCCAACTCCCGTCCGGCTACGCGCTGCTCTTCGGCCGCGCCCAACTCACCCAGGCCGCCTGA
- a CDS encoding ATP-binding protein, protein MYDAARIEVLEGREAVRKRPGMWVGSTGERGLHHMVFDVVGRAVNQVLAGRGGSVDVTLTPDGGVRVADDGSGGPFEAAGDTGGPGLEALLTSFHAGSGPGDRTIVAVGHFGVGLFIANALSSRLTAEVRWEGVRRVQEYARGVAVAPPATVGPGTGSGTTITFWPDAEIFETTRCSFAVLAERFRQVAFLNRGLRISLTDERPAGAARAVLFRFPEGVRDFVAALDAEVGGAALHPDIISFEREDPRMAGTMEVALLWSGLRGERTRGFANSQATVEGGTHVDGFRDGVAAAVTAYARERGLLTGADPDPEAHGIAGGCTAVVSVKLDRPEFLGATSELLGNKDVRVCVAEAVQDHLSTWFETRPERAAEIVDRIVRGTHQD, encoded by the coding sequence GTGTACGACGCTGCCCGGATCGAGGTGCTGGAGGGGCGGGAAGCCGTTCGGAAGCGGCCGGGAATGTGGGTCGGCTCGACCGGCGAACGCGGTCTGCATCACATGGTGTTCGATGTCGTCGGCCGGGCGGTGAACCAGGTCCTGGCCGGCCGTGGCGGCTCGGTCGACGTCACGCTCACGCCAGATGGTGGCGTGCGGGTCGCCGACGACGGGTCGGGGGGTCCCTTCGAGGCCGCCGGAGACACCGGCGGCCCGGGCCTCGAAGCGCTGCTGACCAGCTTCCACGCCGGGTCCGGACCGGGCGACCGGACCATCGTCGCCGTGGGCCACTTCGGTGTGGGGCTCTTCATCGCCAACGCCCTGTCGAGCCGGCTGACGGCCGAGGTGCGGTGGGAGGGGGTCCGCCGCGTCCAGGAATACGCCCGCGGTGTCGCGGTCGCCCCGCCCGCCACCGTGGGGCCGGGGACCGGAAGCGGGACGACCATCACCTTCTGGCCCGACGCCGAGATCTTCGAGACGACGCGGTGCTCGTTCGCCGTGCTGGCGGAGCGATTCCGGCAGGTGGCCTTTCTCAACCGGGGCCTGAGGATCTCGCTGACCGACGAACGCCCTGCGGGCGCGGCCCGGGCGGTGCTGTTCCGGTTCCCCGAGGGGGTGCGGGACTTCGTGGCCGCCCTCGACGCGGAGGTCGGCGGGGCGGCCCTCCATCCGGACATCATCAGCTTCGAGCGGGAGGACCCGCGGATGGCGGGAACGATGGAGGTGGCCCTCCTGTGGAGCGGCCTTCGGGGGGAGAGGACACGCGGCTTCGCCAACAGCCAGGCCACTGTCGAGGGTGGCACGCACGTGGACGGCTTCCGCGACGGAGTGGCGGCCGCGGTCACGGCATACGCGCGGGAACGGGGGCTGCTGACCGGAGCGGACCCCGATCCCGAAGCTCACGGGATCGCTGGGGGCTGCACCGCAGTCGTGTCGGTGAAACTCGACCGCCCCGAATTCCTCGGGGCCACCTCTGAGCTGCTGGGCAACAAGGACGTGCGGGTCTGCGTCGCGGAGGCCGTCCAAGACCACCTCAGCACCTGGTTCGAGACGCGGCCGGAGCGGGCCGCGGAGATCGTCGACCGAATCGTCCGCGGCACGCACCAGGACTGA
- a CDS encoding arsenate reductase ArsC, producing MSNAAQPPSVLFVCVHNAGRSQMAAAFLTHLAGDRVQVRSAGSAPAGTVNPAVVEALKERGIDISAETPKILTTEAVQASDVVITMGCGDTCPVFSGKRYLDWQLDDPAGQGVDAVRPIRDAIEQRVRGLLAELGI from the coding sequence ATGAGCAACGCCGCCCAGCCTCCCTCCGTGCTGTTCGTCTGCGTCCACAACGCCGGCCGCTCCCAGATGGCCGCCGCCTTCCTCACCCACCTCGCCGGTGACCGGGTCCAGGTCCGCTCCGCCGGATCCGCTCCCGCCGGCACGGTGAACCCGGCTGTCGTGGAGGCCCTGAAGGAGAGGGGCATCGACATCTCCGCCGAAACCCCGAAGATCCTCACCACCGAAGCGGTCCAGGCATCCGACGTGGTCATCACCATGGGATGCGGGGACACCTGCCCGGTCTTTTCCGGCAAGCGGTACCTCGACTGGCAGCTCGACGACCCCGCCGGCCAAGGCGTCGACGCCGTCCGCCCGATCCGGGACGCGATCGAACAGCGCGTACGCGGCCTGCTCGCCGAGCTCGGCATCTGA
- a CDS encoding aquaporin, giving the protein MTATLGRRVAAEAVGTGLLVAVVVGSGIQATELSHDVGVQLLANSLATVLGLAVLITLLGPVSGAHFNPAVTLAAWLTGRRDGTGPTLREVAAYVPAQVVGAIGGAVLADGMFARPLVRFSTHDRFAGHLWTGEVVATAGLILVIFGLERIGRAALAPAAVASYIGAAYWFTSSTSFANPAVTVGRAFTDTFAGIAPASVAPFIAAQLLGAALGLGAVAVVYERPARTADVVVPHGEPELASS; this is encoded by the coding sequence GTGACGGCCACCCTCGGCCGCCGTGTCGCCGCCGAGGCCGTGGGCACCGGCCTCCTGGTGGCGGTCGTCGTCGGCTCCGGTATCCAGGCCACCGAGCTGTCGCACGACGTCGGCGTGCAGCTGCTCGCCAACTCGCTCGCCACCGTGCTCGGCCTTGCGGTGCTGATCACACTGCTCGGGCCGGTCTCCGGCGCGCACTTCAACCCCGCCGTCACCCTCGCCGCGTGGTTGACCGGCCGCCGCGACGGCACCGGCCCCACCCTGCGCGAGGTCGCCGCGTACGTGCCCGCGCAGGTCGTCGGGGCGATCGGCGGCGCGGTCCTGGCCGACGGCATGTTCGCCCGACCACTCGTGCGGTTCTCCACCCACGACCGGTTCGCCGGGCACCTGTGGACGGGTGAAGTCGTCGCCACTGCCGGGCTGATCCTGGTGATCTTCGGCCTGGAGCGCATCGGCCGTGCCGCTCTGGCCCCGGCCGCCGTGGCCTCATACATCGGGGCCGCCTACTGGTTCACCTCCTCCACCTCCTTCGCCAACCCCGCCGTGACCGTCGGCCGCGCCTTCACCGACACCTTCGCGGGCATCGCCCCCGCCTCCGTCGCCCCCTTCATCGCGGCCCAACTGCTCGGCGCCGCACTCGGGCTGGGCGCCGTGGCGGTGGTGTACGAACGTCCAGCTCGCACGGCGGACGTCGTCGTCCCGCACGGCGAGCCCGAACTCGCCTCCTCCTGA
- a CDS encoding ArsR/SmtB family transcription factor: protein MPQHELEVTGRDPACCEGLTAAPLDEERAGELAKVFKALGDPVRLRLMSMIASRGEGGEVCVCELTPAFELSQPTISHHLKLLRQAGLIDCERRGTWVYYWVLPGTLDRLGAFLTSPQTAAAAA from the coding sequence ATGCCACAACACGAGCTCGAGGTGACCGGCCGGGACCCCGCCTGCTGCGAGGGGCTGACTGCCGCGCCGCTGGACGAGGAACGCGCCGGGGAGCTGGCGAAGGTGTTCAAGGCGCTGGGCGACCCGGTACGGCTGCGGCTGATGTCGATGATCGCCTCACGCGGGGAGGGCGGCGAAGTATGTGTCTGCGAGCTGACCCCGGCCTTCGAGCTGTCCCAGCCGACGATCTCCCACCACCTGAAGCTGCTGCGTCAGGCAGGCCTCATCGACTGCGAGCGCCGCGGGACGTGGGTGTACTACTGGGTGCTGCCCGGCACCCTGGACCGGCTCGGCGCGTTCCTGACCTCGCCGCAGACCGCTGCGGCCGCCGCGTGA
- the arsM gene encoding arsenite methyltransferase, whose product MNEQSTELRETVRRRYAEAAKKVTGGGTACCGPQPVEVDENFGSTLYAAADRDALPAEAVAASLGCGNPTAVAELRVGERVLDLGSGGGIDVLLSARRVGPTGKAYGLDMTEEMLQLALANVEKAGATNVEFLKGSIETIPLPANTIDVVISNCVINLSVDKAAVFAETFRVLKPGGRIGVSDVVADDTLTPNQRAERGDYVGCIAGALSFAEYRAGLNAAGFTDVEITPTHSVADGMHSAIARATKPRPTGDSPKEAESAGTCCGVHACCTPTETSVDSALTVTGAKAAAGCGCQY is encoded by the coding sequence ATGAACGAACAGTCCACCGAACTGCGCGAAACCGTCCGCCGGCGGTATGCCGAGGCGGCCAAGAAGGTCACCGGAGGAGGTACCGCCTGTTGCGGTCCGCAGCCGGTCGAGGTCGACGAGAACTTCGGTTCGACCCTCTACGCCGCCGCCGACCGCGACGCTCTGCCCGCCGAGGCGGTGGCCGCATCGCTCGGCTGCGGAAACCCCACCGCCGTCGCCGAACTGCGCGTCGGCGAGCGCGTGCTCGACCTCGGCTCGGGGGGCGGCATCGATGTGCTGCTCTCCGCCCGCAGGGTCGGCCCCACCGGCAAGGCCTACGGCTTGGACATGACCGAGGAGATGCTCCAACTCGCCCTGGCCAACGTCGAGAAGGCGGGCGCGACGAACGTCGAGTTCCTCAAGGGCAGCATCGAGACCATCCCACTGCCCGCGAACACCATCGACGTGGTCATCTCCAACTGCGTGATCAACCTGTCCGTCGACAAGGCCGCCGTGTTCGCCGAGACCTTCCGTGTGCTCAAGCCCGGTGGCCGGATCGGCGTCTCCGACGTCGTCGCCGACGACACCCTCACCCCGAACCAGCGGGCCGAGCGCGGTGACTACGTCGGCTGCATCGCGGGCGCACTCTCCTTCGCCGAATACCGTGCGGGTCTGAACGCCGCCGGATTTACCGACGTCGAGATCACGCCCACCCACTCCGTCGCCGACGGCATGCACTCGGCCATCGCCCGCGCCACCAAGCCGCGGCCCACCGGCGACTCCCCGAAGGAGGCGGAGTCGGCCGGCACCTGCTGTGGCGTCCACGCCTGCTGCACACCGACCGAGACGTCCGTCGACTCCGCCCTGACCGTCACGGGGGCCAAGGCCGCGGCAGGCTGCGGCTGCCAGTACTGA
- the rox gene encoding rifampin monooxygenase: protein MDSPQFTAEPASNDTAERDFTEGDVPGLRSSASGADREPLVFDVIIAGCGPTGAMLAAELRLHDVRVLVLEKETEPVSFVRIVGLHIRSIELMAMRGLLDRVLERGRQRPAGGFFAGISKPAPKDLDSAHAYLLGIPHPVIVHLVEEHAIHLGAKVRRGCAVAHVDQDDEGVTVELADGERLRSRYLVGCDGGRSTVRKLLGVGFPGEPSRTETLMGEMQVGVPQEEIAAKVTEIGEINKRFWLRPIGEGAYSVVVPAAGVGDRAEPPTLEDFTQQLRAIAGTDFGVHSPRWLSRFGDATRLAERYRVGRVLLAGDAAHIHPPTGGQGLNLGVQDAFNLGWKLAAQIRGWAPETLLDTYQAERRPVAEDVLDNTRAQMELLSTEPGPQAVRRLLTRLMDFDEVNRCLIEKITAIGIRYDFGEGPDLLGRRLRDIDVKQGHLYGLLHRGRGLLLDRTERLTVGGWSDRVDHLADPTAVLDVPCVLLRPDGHVAWIGDDQQDLDHHLSRWFGKPVS, encoded by the coding sequence ATGGACTCTCCGCAGTTCACCGCCGAGCCGGCGTCGAACGACACGGCCGAGCGCGACTTCACCGAGGGCGACGTCCCCGGCCTCCGGTCGTCGGCCTCCGGCGCCGATCGCGAGCCCCTCGTGTTCGACGTGATCATTGCCGGGTGCGGGCCGACCGGCGCGATGCTGGCCGCCGAACTGCGGCTGCACGATGTGCGGGTACTCGTCCTGGAGAAGGAAACCGAGCCCGTGTCGTTCGTCCGCATCGTCGGTCTGCACATTCGCAGTATCGAGCTGATGGCAATGCGCGGACTGCTGGACCGCGTTCTCGAACGCGGAAGGCAGCGTCCCGCCGGCGGATTCTTCGCCGGCATCAGCAAACCCGCGCCCAAGGACCTGGACTCCGCGCACGCCTATCTGCTGGGCATCCCGCACCCGGTCATCGTCCACCTGGTAGAAGAACATGCGATCCACCTCGGCGCGAAGGTCCGCCGCGGTTGTGCGGTGGCCCATGTCGACCAGGACGACGAGGGTGTCACCGTCGAGCTGGCCGACGGCGAACGGCTGCGTTCGCGCTATCTCGTCGGCTGTGACGGCGGGCGCAGTACGGTGCGCAAACTGCTCGGCGTCGGCTTCCCCGGCGAGCCCTCGCGGACCGAGACGCTGATGGGCGAGATGCAAGTGGGTGTGCCGCAGGAGGAGATCGCCGCCAAGGTGACCGAGATCGGCGAGATCAACAAGCGATTCTGGCTCAGGCCCATCGGCGAAGGGGCCTACAGCGTCGTAGTCCCCGCCGCGGGAGTCGGTGATCGCGCGGAACCGCCCACTCTCGAGGATTTCACACAACAGCTGCGCGCCATCGCGGGAACCGATTTCGGCGTGCACTCCCCGCGCTGGTTGTCCCGCTTCGGGGATGCCACCCGGCTGGCCGAACGTTATCGGGTCGGGCGGGTGCTGCTGGCCGGCGATGCGGCACACATCCATCCACCCACCGGCGGACAGGGCCTCAATCTGGGCGTTCAGGACGCATTCAACCTCGGCTGGAAACTGGCCGCACAGATCCGTGGCTGGGCGCCGGAAACACTGCTGGACACCTACCAGGCCGAACGTCGTCCGGTCGCCGAGGACGTGCTGGACAACACCCGCGCCCAGATGGAACTGCTGTCCACCGAACCGGGCCCGCAGGCCGTGCGTCGGCTGCTCACCCGACTGATGGACTTCGACGAGGTGAACCGCTGTCTGATCGAGAAGATCACCGCGATCGGCATCCGCTACGACTTCGGTGAGGGCCCCGACCTGCTCGGCCGCCGCCTGCGCGACATCGACGTGAAACAGGGCCACCTCTACGGTCTGCTGCATCGCGGCCGCGGACTGCTGCTGGACCGCACCGAACGCCTGACCGTCGGCGGTTGGTCAGACCGGGTCGACCACCTCGCGGATCCCACCGCGGTACTGGATGTTCCGTGCGTCCTGCTGCGCCCCGACGGCCACGTCGCCTGGATCGGCGACGATCAGCAGGACCTGGACCACCACCTCTCCCGCTGGTTCGGCAAGCCCGTCAGCTGA